The following are encoded together in the Mycolicibacterium arabiense genome:
- a CDS encoding DUF3558 domain-containing protein — MPLRRILTTIGAMLAALTVLLGVQGCTRSVEGAAVRAGSGENARNDDSERQYPNLLKECDVLTQDILAETVGADPLDIQSTFVGAVCRWQALNPSGLIDITRFWFEQGSLDNERSVAEQLQYQIESRSVAGVPSIVMKPNDPNGACGVASDAAGVVGWWVNPQAPGIDACGMAIKLMELTLNTNN; from the coding sequence ATGCCTCTGCGTCGCATCCTGACGACGATCGGCGCCATGCTCGCGGCGCTGACGGTGCTGCTCGGCGTGCAGGGCTGCACCCGCTCGGTGGAGGGTGCCGCCGTCCGCGCCGGGTCCGGGGAGAACGCGCGCAACGACGACTCCGAGCGTCAGTACCCGAACCTCCTCAAGGAGTGCGACGTCCTGACCCAGGACATCCTCGCCGAGACCGTCGGCGCGGATCCGCTGGACATCCAAAGCACCTTCGTCGGTGCGGTCTGCCGGTGGCAGGCATTGAACCCGTCGGGCCTGATCGACATCACCCGCTTCTGGTTCGAGCAGGGCAGCCTCGACAACGAGCGGTCGGTCGCCGAACAGCTGCAGTATCAGATCGAGAGCCGGTCGGTGGCAGGCGTGCCGTCGATCGTGATGAAGCCCAACGACCCCAACGGTGCGTGCGGCGTCGCCAGTGACGCGGCCGGCGTGGTCGGGTGGTGGGTCAACCCGCAGGCGCCCGGCATCGACGCGTGCGGCATGGCGATCAAGCTGATGGAACTCACGCTCAACACCAACAACTGA
- a CDS encoding SixA phosphatase family protein, whose product MRHAKSGYPDGVADHDRPLADRGNREAPLAGEWIRAHAPEVEAVLCSTATRTRQTLAKTGIEAPTEFLDELYDATPGTVLAAINGVGDDVRTLLVVGHEPTTSSLALGLAGPGGDPDAAAEIAAKFPTSAIAVLHTDIRWADLELGGATLVAFHVAR is encoded by the coding sequence ATGCGGCACGCCAAGTCGGGCTACCCCGACGGCGTCGCCGACCACGACAGGCCGCTGGCCGACCGCGGCAACCGCGAGGCGCCGCTGGCCGGGGAGTGGATCCGCGCGCACGCACCCGAGGTCGAGGCCGTGCTGTGCTCGACCGCCACCCGCACAAGGCAGACGCTGGCCAAGACGGGCATCGAGGCGCCGACCGAATTCCTCGACGAGTTGTACGACGCCACGCCGGGAACCGTTCTCGCGGCCATCAACGGCGTCGGAGACGACGTCCGGACGCTCCTGGTGGTCGGCCACGAACCCACGACGTCGAGCCTCGCGCTCGGGTTGGCTGGCCCCGGCGGTGATCCCGACGCCGCCGCCGAGATCGCCGCGAAGTTCCCCACCTCGGCGATCGCGGTGCTGCACACCGACATCAGGTGGGCCGATCTGGAGTTGGGCGGGGCGACACTGGTCGCCTTCCACGTGGCGCGATAG
- a CDS encoding PepSY-associated TM helix domain-containing protein, protein MSTPGSTSTPRSEPERALNPPAVTAGPSPNSGLALVRRLHFYAGVLVAPFILIAAITGALYAVAPTLERVVYRDILVVDPGEQALPLTEQAAAAQAAHPGLAMAGMRPAADPGDSTRVLFADPALGPDRQLAVFVDPYAGRVLGAEPVWFGDLPLSTWLDGLHRHLQLGEPGRLYSELAASWLWVVALGGLALWWTRRRSQRRRGERARLLTPSPGTGRSRTLNWHATVGVWILPMLLFLSATGITWSTYAGATVSEVRAHFAWERPALVTALGDSATGTRGDAHDGHAGHGGPLQMTSAPVDLDGVVAAAASAGVRLPLELTLPAEPGEAVGVIEVDEPYRLTTNAAAVDPVTLRVTSSVDYANDYSTIAKLADWGIRMHMGFLFGVLNQLVLFVVAVGLVTVIVRGYRMWWQRRPTRASDRLVGRPPARGALRRTHPGVVAAVVVVAIAVGWFLPLLGVSLVAFLVADVAIGRVQALRRR, encoded by the coding sequence ATGTCTACCCCTGGATCGACGTCTACTCCACGATCTGAGCCCGAACGGGCTCTCAACCCACCGGCGGTCACCGCAGGACCGTCGCCGAACAGCGGACTCGCCCTGGTTCGGCGGCTGCACTTCTACGCAGGCGTCCTGGTGGCGCCGTTCATCCTGATCGCGGCAATCACCGGCGCCCTGTACGCCGTCGCGCCCACGCTCGAACGCGTCGTCTACCGCGACATCCTGGTCGTCGATCCCGGCGAGCAGGCCCTGCCACTCACCGAGCAGGCGGCAGCCGCACAGGCCGCCCACCCCGGTCTCGCCATGGCGGGCATGCGGCCCGCAGCCGATCCCGGGGACTCGACCCGGGTGCTGTTCGCCGACCCGGCGCTGGGGCCCGATAGGCAGCTGGCCGTGTTCGTCGACCCCTACGCCGGTCGGGTGTTGGGCGCCGAGCCGGTGTGGTTCGGTGACCTGCCACTCAGCACGTGGCTCGACGGCCTGCACCGGCATCTGCAGCTCGGCGAACCGGGGCGGCTCTACAGCGAACTCGCCGCGTCCTGGCTGTGGGTGGTGGCGCTCGGCGGGCTGGCCCTGTGGTGGACCAGGCGCCGGTCGCAGCGCCGCCGCGGCGAGCGTGCACGGCTGCTGACGCCGAGCCCCGGCACCGGACGCAGCCGGACGCTGAATTGGCATGCGACGGTTGGCGTGTGGATCCTGCCCATGTTGCTGTTCCTGTCCGCGACCGGCATCACGTGGTCGACGTACGCAGGTGCCACGGTGTCGGAGGTCCGGGCGCACTTCGCCTGGGAGCGGCCCGCGCTCGTCACGGCGCTCGGGGACTCCGCAACGGGAACCCGCGGCGACGCGCACGACGGACACGCCGGGCACGGCGGGCCGTTGCAGATGACCTCAGCGCCCGTCGACTTGGACGGGGTGGTCGCGGCGGCGGCGTCCGCGGGGGTTCGGCTGCCGCTGGAGCTGACTCTGCCCGCCGAACCGGGCGAGGCCGTCGGGGTGATCGAGGTCGACGAGCCGTATCGGCTGACCACCAACGCGGCAGCCGTCGACCCGGTGACGTTGCGGGTGACCAGCTCGGTCGACTACGCCAACGACTACTCGACGATCGCCAAGCTCGCCGACTGGGGCATCCGGATGCACATGGGGTTCCTGTTCGGCGTGCTCAATCAACTGGTGCTGTTCGTCGTGGCCGTGGGACTGGTCACGGTGATCGTGCGCGGGTATCGGATGTGGTGGCAGCGCAGGCCCACCCGTGCATCGGATCGGCTGGTCGGCCGCCCACCCGCGCGCGGCGCACTGCGCCGCACGCATCCCGGTGTCGTCGCCGCCGTCGTCGTCGTCGCGATCGCGGTGGGGTGGTTCCTGCCGCTGCTGGGCGTCAGCCTGGTGGCGTTCCTGGTGGCCGACGTCGCGATCGGTCGGGTGCAGGCGCTTCGACGCCGGTGA
- a CDS encoding metallophosphoesterase family protein, which yields MRFLHTADWQLGMTRHFLNDEAQPRYSAARRDVVAAMGPIAKEVGAEFVVVAGDVFEDNHLAPRVISQSLEAMRRIEVPVYLLPGNHDPLDAGSVYTSALFTEERPDNVVVLDRAGVHEVRPGLEIVAAPWRSKAPTTDLVGDVLAGLTDDGVTRIVVGHGGVDVFQADRDKPSFIRLAAVEDALARGAVHYVALGDKHSRTKVGDSGRVWYSGAPEVTNYDHVESDPGHVLVVDVDESDPARRVEVEARRVGTWRFVSLCRTVDTSRDVTDLDLNLDLLTDKDRTVVQVGLNGSLTVTDKAALDACLDKYVRRFAALSLWDSQTDIVVLPADGEFDDLGIGGFAAAAVDELVATAKTDGEESDDARAALALLLRLVDRGAA from the coding sequence ATGCGATTCCTGCATACCGCCGACTGGCAACTCGGCATGACCCGCCACTTCCTGAACGACGAGGCGCAACCGCGTTATTCGGCTGCCCGCCGTGACGTCGTCGCCGCCATGGGGCCGATCGCCAAGGAGGTGGGCGCCGAGTTCGTCGTCGTCGCGGGCGACGTGTTCGAGGACAACCACCTCGCACCGCGCGTCATCAGCCAATCGCTGGAGGCCATGCGTCGCATCGAGGTGCCCGTGTACCTGCTGCCCGGCAACCACGATCCGCTCGACGCCGGCTCGGTGTACACCAGCGCCCTGTTCACCGAGGAGCGGCCCGACAACGTGGTGGTGCTGGACCGCGCGGGCGTGCACGAAGTACGGCCCGGTCTCGAGATCGTCGCTGCGCCATGGCGTTCGAAGGCTCCGACCACCGACCTGGTCGGCGACGTCCTCGCCGGCCTGACCGACGACGGCGTGACCCGCATCGTCGTCGGGCACGGCGGAGTCGACGTGTTCCAGGCCGACAGGGACAAGCCGTCCTTCATCCGGCTCGCCGCGGTCGAGGACGCCCTGGCCCGCGGCGCCGTGCACTACGTGGCGCTGGGAGACAAGCACTCTCGGACCAAGGTCGGCGACAGCGGCCGGGTGTGGTACTCCGGGGCGCCGGAAGTCACCAACTACGACCACGTCGAGAGCGATCCCGGCCACGTGCTGGTGGTCGACGTCGACGAATCCGACCCCGCCCGCCGCGTCGAGGTCGAGGCCCGGCGTGTGGGGACGTGGCGCTTCGTCTCGCTGTGCCGAACCGTCGACACCAGCCGCGACGTGACCGATCTCGACCTCAACCTCGACCTGCTCACCGACAAGGACCGCACCGTCGTGCAGGTGGGTCTGAACGGATCGTTGACGGTCACCGACAAGGCGGCGCTCGACGCGTGCCTGGACAAGTACGTGCGCCGCTTCGCCGCACTCTCGCTGTGGGACAGTCAGACCGACATCGTGGTGTTGCCTGCCGACGGCGAGTTCGACGATCTCGGCATCGGCGGGTTCGCCGCGGCCGCCGTCGACGAACTGGTGGCCACGGCCAAGACCGACGGTGAGGAGTCCGACGACGCGCGCGCGGCGCTGGCGTTGTTGCTTCGCCTGGTCGATCGGGGTGCGGCGTGA
- a CDS encoding AAA family ATPase translates to MKLHRLTLRNYRGIAFRDVEFPDRGVVVVCGANEIGKSSMIEALDLLLEAKDRSSKKEVKQVKPTHVDEGAEVKAEISTGPYRFTYFKRYHKRPVTELTVTAPVREQLTGDEAHERVQAILNETVDVQLWQAQRVLQTSSTSPVDLSGCDALSRALDVAAGQAVTLSGSEPLLIDRIDEEFRRYFTQTGKPTGEWAAAIKRRQAAAAAVAECRSAVAEIEEAVGRHDVLTAELAELDAERSVVGPRLEAARAAADTVSKVAERLTQAKVVADAARSTQVAATAALTERRRLRTELEQETSGVETLAAALAQATLEETEAREAHAEATAAMLAATADAEAWQAKVDAARTVVEQIARHDEAGRIALRLSKIDAADARLRDVEAMLAEIPLTDKTMRLVEAASAAVDVAAAAAEAASARIELVATESMSVTVAGEVVTLDAGAVWSTSATAPTDVEMPGLLTVRVVPGTPAAHTGDELDTKARVLAQVLHDVGVADVEAARALDERRRDLTATRQQLRATRDAQAADDDVDALRRRLAALRTDLPADRPDADAARTELETAAAAHRQALTTCAALRDAASAASTLVNEKASAATVLRSRIDAGQERAQKLAERLEQGRASITDDDLVLRADAAAERLGDAATRVEALQIELDGAQPAVVAAELTEANALADRLGRRHRDVAAQLVATTAQLGVYGTEGRHGRLDAAEMECAHAEADWARLRRRANAVMLLRSTMTRHRDDARQRYVDPFRVEVERLGRIVFGPDFEVGIDAELRIQTRTLDGCTVPYDSLSGGAKEQLGIVARLAGAALVAKEDGVPVVIDDALGFTDSNRLVKMAEVFDAVGGDGQVIVLTCSPERYAGVIGAQRIELTSAV, encoded by the coding sequence GTGAAACTGCACCGGCTGACACTGCGCAACTACCGCGGCATCGCCTTCCGCGACGTCGAGTTCCCCGACCGCGGCGTCGTCGTGGTGTGCGGCGCCAACGAGATCGGCAAGTCGTCGATGATCGAGGCGCTCGACCTCCTGCTGGAGGCCAAGGACCGCTCCAGCAAGAAGGAGGTGAAGCAGGTCAAGCCCACGCACGTCGACGAGGGCGCCGAGGTCAAGGCCGAGATCTCCACCGGCCCATACCGATTCACCTACTTCAAGCGCTACCACAAGCGTCCGGTCACCGAGTTGACCGTCACCGCACCCGTCCGCGAACAGCTCACGGGTGACGAAGCGCACGAACGGGTGCAGGCCATCCTCAACGAGACCGTCGACGTCCAACTGTGGCAGGCCCAGCGGGTGCTGCAGACGTCGTCGACGTCACCGGTCGACCTCTCGGGCTGCGATGCGCTGTCCCGGGCGCTCGACGTGGCGGCAGGTCAAGCGGTGACGCTGTCGGGAAGCGAACCGCTGCTCATCGATCGCATCGACGAGGAGTTCCGGCGCTACTTCACCCAGACCGGCAAGCCGACGGGGGAGTGGGCCGCAGCGATCAAGCGCCGTCAGGCCGCCGCAGCGGCGGTCGCCGAATGTCGTTCGGCAGTAGCCGAGATCGAGGAGGCGGTGGGGAGGCACGACGTCCTCACCGCCGAACTCGCCGAACTCGATGCGGAGCGGTCCGTGGTCGGGCCCCGCCTCGAGGCCGCACGCGCTGCCGCCGACACCGTCAGCAAGGTCGCCGAACGCTTGACCCAGGCGAAGGTCGTCGCGGACGCCGCACGGTCGACACAGGTCGCGGCCACGGCCGCGCTCACCGAACGTCGCAGGCTCCGAACGGAACTCGAGCAGGAGACCTCCGGTGTCGAGACGCTCGCAGCCGCGTTGGCCCAGGCGACGCTCGAGGAGACCGAGGCACGTGAGGCGCACGCCGAGGCCACCGCCGCGATGCTGGCGGCGACCGCCGACGCCGAGGCCTGGCAGGCGAAGGTCGACGCGGCACGCACCGTGGTCGAGCAGATCGCCAGGCACGACGAGGCAGGCCGGATCGCGCTGCGACTGAGCAAGATCGACGCCGCCGACGCGCGCCTGCGCGACGTCGAGGCCATGCTCGCCGAGATTCCGCTCACCGACAAGACGATGCGTCTGGTCGAGGCGGCGTCGGCCGCGGTCGACGTGGCTGCGGCCGCGGCGGAAGCGGCATCGGCACGCATCGAACTCGTTGCGACGGAATCCATGTCGGTCACCGTCGCGGGCGAGGTCGTGACCCTCGACGCGGGTGCGGTGTGGTCGACCAGTGCGACCGCACCGACCGACGTCGAAATGCCCGGACTGCTGACCGTGCGGGTGGTGCCCGGCACGCCGGCCGCCCACACCGGCGACGAGTTGGACACCAAGGCGCGGGTCCTCGCGCAGGTGCTGCACGACGTGGGTGTCGCCGACGTCGAGGCCGCGCGTGCCCTCGACGAGCGGCGGCGCGATCTGACGGCGACCCGCCAGCAGCTGCGCGCCACGCGTGACGCGCAGGCCGCCGACGACGACGTCGACGCGCTGCGGCGCAGGCTCGCGGCCCTGCGAACCGACCTGCCCGCTGACCGCCCCGACGCCGACGCCGCGCGCACCGAACTCGAGACCGCGGCGGCCGCGCACCGGCAGGCACTCACCACCTGCGCCGCACTGCGCGACGCGGCGTCGGCAGCATCGACGCTCGTCAACGAGAAGGCCTCGGCCGCAACGGTTCTGCGCAGCAGGATCGACGCCGGCCAGGAGCGCGCGCAGAAGCTCGCCGAGCGGCTGGAGCAGGGGCGGGCGTCGATCACCGACGACGATCTCGTGCTGCGAGCCGATGCCGCCGCCGAACGGCTCGGCGATGCTGCCACCAGGGTCGAGGCGCTGCAGATCGAACTCGACGGCGCCCAGCCCGCCGTGGTCGCGGCCGAACTGACCGAAGCGAATGCGCTCGCAGACCGCCTGGGCCGCCGCCACCGCGACGTCGCCGCGCAGTTGGTCGCCACCACGGCGCAGCTCGGCGTCTACGGCACCGAGGGCCGCCACGGTCGGCTCGACGCCGCCGAGATGGAGTGCGCGCACGCCGAGGCCGACTGGGCGCGGCTGCGGCGGCGGGCGAACGCCGTCATGCTGCTGCGGTCGACGATGACGCGCCACCGCGACGACGCGCGGCAGCGTTACGTGGACCCGTTCCGCGTCGAGGTGGAACGACTGGGCCGCATCGTGTTCGGCCCCGACTTCGAGGTCGGCATCGACGCCGAGCTGCGCATCCAGACCCGGACACTCGACGGCTGCACGGTGCCGTACGACTCCCTGTCCGGCGGTGCGAAGGAACAGCTCGGCATCGTGGCGCGGTTGGCGGGCGCGGCGCTGGTCGCGAAGGAGGACGGCGTGCCGGTCGTCATCGACGACGCACTCGGGTTCACCGACTCGAATCGCCTGGTCAAGATGGCGGAGGTCTTCGACGCCGTGGGCGGTGACGGTCAGGTGATCGTGCTGACGTGCAGCCCGGAGCGGTACGCCGGGGTCATCGGGGCGCAGCGCATCGAGCTGACCTCGGCGGTTTGA
- a CDS encoding GMC family oxidoreductase, producing MKADYVVVGTGSAGSVVANRLSAVPGVRVAVVEAGPPDKDKFVHIPAAFSKLFRGPLDWNYLTEPQKELDGRQIYWPRGKVFGGSSSMNAMMWVRGFAADYDEWAQHAGPEWSWAKLVGYYDRIERGPLHVSDQRSPRSATAAWLAAAGECGFTVDSTDDETPDGFRQTRVTQRRGARWSAADAYLKPAMRNPNLKVFAESVVTRVLFDGRRAVGVEFDSGGKREVVEARREVVLCGGAVNTPQLLMLSGIGDRDRLAEFGIDTVAHSPGVGQNLLDHLVVPVGFEVERDSLQTAEKPLELIAYLLRRRGMLTSNVGEAYGFVRSEPGLDLPDLELIFAPAPFFDEGIGEPHQSHAIVMGPILVKPKSTGTVTLASADPLIKPLVDPGYLTDPDGADRRALMAGLRMTAQIAEAPSMRGLLGAILRPSGATDLSDETLERALNTCSHTLYHPVGTCRMGTDADSVVDPQLRVRGVDGLRIADASVMPTIIRGHTHAPSVLIGEKASDLIKSAST from the coding sequence GTGAAGGCTGATTACGTCGTCGTGGGAACTGGGTCAGCCGGATCGGTCGTGGCCAACCGGCTCAGCGCCGTCCCGGGCGTGCGGGTGGCCGTCGTCGAGGCGGGGCCGCCCGACAAGGACAAGTTCGTCCACATCCCCGCGGCGTTCTCCAAGCTGTTCCGCGGACCGCTGGACTGGAACTACCTGACCGAACCGCAGAAGGAACTCGACGGTCGGCAGATCTACTGGCCCCGGGGCAAGGTCTTCGGTGGGTCGTCCTCGATGAACGCGATGATGTGGGTGCGCGGTTTCGCGGCCGACTACGACGAGTGGGCGCAGCATGCCGGCCCAGAGTGGTCGTGGGCCAAGCTCGTCGGCTACTACGACCGCATCGAGCGGGGACCACTGCACGTCTCCGATCAGCGCAGCCCGCGCAGCGCGACCGCGGCGTGGCTCGCGGCCGCCGGGGAATGCGGCTTCACCGTCGATTCGACCGATGACGAAACCCCCGACGGGTTTCGCCAGACGCGGGTCACGCAACGCCGCGGCGCGCGGTGGAGTGCTGCCGACGCCTATCTCAAGCCTGCGATGCGCAACCCGAACCTCAAGGTGTTCGCCGAATCCGTCGTCACGCGCGTCCTGTTCGACGGCAGGCGCGCCGTCGGCGTCGAGTTCGACTCCGGCGGCAAGCGCGAGGTGGTCGAGGCCCGCCGAGAGGTGGTGCTGTGCGGTGGCGCCGTCAACACTCCGCAACTCCTCATGCTCTCGGGCATCGGAGACCGGGATCGGCTCGCGGAGTTCGGCATCGACACCGTTGCGCACTCGCCGGGGGTGGGGCAGAACCTGCTCGACCACCTCGTGGTGCCGGTGGGTTTCGAGGTGGAGCGCGACTCGCTGCAGACCGCGGAGAAGCCGCTCGAGCTGATCGCCTACCTGCTGCGCAGGCGCGGCATGCTGACGTCCAACGTCGGCGAGGCGTACGGCTTCGTCCGCAGCGAGCCCGGGCTCGACCTGCCCGACCTCGAGCTGATCTTCGCTCCGGCACCGTTCTTCGACGAGGGCATCGGCGAGCCGCACCAGAGTCACGCGATCGTCATGGGCCCAATCCTGGTCAAGCCCAAGAGCACTGGCACCGTCACCCTTGCCTCCGCAGACCCGCTGATCAAGCCGCTCGTCGACCCCGGGTACCTGACCGACCCTGACGGCGCCGACCGGCGCGCGCTGATGGCGGGCCTGCGGATGACGGCCCAGATCGCCGAGGCGCCGTCGATGCGCGGCCTGCTCGGGGCCATCCTGCGACCCAGCGGGGCGACCGACCTGTCCGACGAGACCCTCGAGCGCGCGCTGAACACGTGCTCGCACACCCTCTATCACCCCGTCGGTACCTGCCGGATGGGTACCGACGCCGACAGCGTGGTCGACCCGCAGTTGCGGGTGCGCGGCGTCGACGGGCTACGAATCGCCGATGCGTCGGTGATGCCGACGATCATCCGCGGCCACACCCACGCGCCGTCGGTGCTGATCGGCGAGAAGGCGTCGGACCTGATCAAGTCCGCGTCGACCTGA
- a CDS encoding acyl-CoA dehydrogenase family protein, with protein MTTVEGVNRILPGSNEWTTLLADIGSGAKNRDLEDQNPFDQVTALKRAGFGTLRLPEALGGAGLTVPQLFSAVIDVARADPIVAHIFRTHFWFVEERLRTLGGQERSDRGLERESEGSRQWLAEVAAGRVFGNAFSEKGSNAVGSLVFNTRLLPDGSGGFRLDGQKFYSTGTLFSDYLTVTATTDHDSVATVVVPADRAGVQLVDDWDGFGQRRTGTGTTTFTGVAVSADEVLSDSPYDAEPVPTVQYASLQLFIHAVVAGILANVVDDGIALLRSPDRSFSHAVAERPADDPLLQRQLGELASTASIARAVVLDAAEAIAAATASEVDGVPDAGLAAEAQLRAAKVKVHLDDVAPQAATRLLELGGASAASRQRNLDRHWRNIRTITLHNPVGYKARAIGEHLLHGTPLPANAYF; from the coding sequence ATGACAACCGTCGAAGGCGTGAACAGAATCCTGCCGGGATCGAACGAGTGGACCACCCTGCTGGCCGACATCGGCTCGGGGGCCAAGAACCGAGATCTGGAGGACCAGAACCCGTTCGATCAGGTCACCGCACTCAAGCGCGCCGGTTTCGGCACGCTTCGGCTGCCCGAGGCGCTCGGCGGTGCGGGATTGACCGTGCCGCAACTCTTCTCGGCCGTGATCGACGTGGCGCGCGCGGATCCGATCGTCGCGCACATCTTTCGGACGCACTTCTGGTTCGTCGAGGAGCGGTTGCGTACCCTCGGAGGGCAGGAGCGCAGCGACCGGGGATTGGAACGGGAGTCCGAGGGCTCACGGCAGTGGCTGGCCGAGGTCGCCGCGGGCCGGGTGTTCGGCAACGCGTTCAGTGAGAAGGGCAGCAACGCCGTCGGCAGCCTGGTGTTCAACACGCGGCTGCTGCCCGACGGCTCCGGCGGCTTCCGGCTCGACGGTCAGAAGTTCTACAGCACCGGCACCCTGTTCTCCGACTACCTGACGGTCACGGCCACCACCGACCACGACTCGGTCGCGACCGTGGTGGTGCCCGCCGATCGCGCGGGCGTGCAGCTGGTCGACGACTGGGACGGTTTCGGTCAACGCCGCACCGGCACGGGCACCACCACGTTCACCGGCGTTGCCGTGTCGGCCGACGAGGTGTTGTCGGACTCCCCGTACGACGCCGAGCCCGTCCCGACGGTGCAGTACGCGTCGCTGCAGTTGTTCATCCATGCCGTCGTCGCCGGGATCCTGGCGAACGTCGTCGACGACGGGATCGCACTGCTGCGCTCGCCTGACCGCAGCTTCAGCCATGCCGTTGCCGAGCGGCCCGCCGACGACCCGCTGCTGCAGCGTCAGCTGGGCGAACTCGCCTCCACCGCATCGATCGCGCGGGCCGTGGTCCTCGACGCTGCCGAAGCCATCGCTGCGGCCACCGCCTCGGAGGTCGACGGCGTGCCCGACGCGGGCCTCGCTGCGGAGGCGCAGCTGCGCGCGGCGAAGGTCAAGGTGCACCTCGACGACGTGGCACCCCAGGCCGCCACCCGGCTGCTCGAACTGGGCGGTGCCAGCGCGGCCAGCAGGCAGCGCAACCTGGACAGGCACTGGCGCAACATCAGGACCATCACGCTGCACAACCCGGTGGGCTACAAGGCGCGGGCCATCGGCGAGCACCTGCTGCACGGCACGCCGCTGCCCGCGAACGCCTACTTCTGA
- a CDS encoding alpha/beta fold hydrolase, with translation MTMNAKRRRAHDKLAALPGVRSVRRPIGDGREFDLFYVRTGPPSEHPLLVVPGGPGAASVALYRGTRRRFAEAGLDVIMVEHRGVGLSRHDDAGADLPPGSLVIDAVVDDLAAVLDDAGVSSAVVYGTSYGTYLAAGLGVRHPERVHAMVLDSPLLSADDIDEVRAATRRALWDGDDLDTSELAAKMRRLVADGVLTPAATQMAAGLYGYAGPAILRRQLDLLLTGHDWLWGAVGLGTKFVFERKTPYHHEPDLVGRIGYRELNYGAVPDGSPLDPAVALRDMAVGDPDFVAEPYDLIAAMPGFTWPTVVVAGGRDLTTPPSIAARIASLIPDAVLVELPTAGHSVLDAKERAALEIAAAVVGGSAGDLPGRAAELDAAPSPIGFRLLVWGLGAAAAAESVVPPVVQRAVRSVTTS, from the coding sequence ATGACGATGAACGCCAAGCGCAGGCGCGCGCACGACAAGCTCGCCGCGCTGCCTGGCGTCCGCTCGGTCCGCAGGCCGATCGGCGACGGACGCGAGTTCGACCTCTTCTACGTGCGCACCGGGCCTCCGTCCGAGCATCCGCTGCTCGTCGTTCCCGGCGGCCCCGGTGCCGCGTCGGTGGCGTTGTACCGGGGCACGAGACGGCGCTTCGCCGAGGCGGGTCTGGACGTCATCATGGTGGAGCACCGGGGTGTCGGGCTGTCTCGGCACGACGACGCGGGTGCCGACCTGCCGCCCGGGTCACTCGTGATCGACGCGGTGGTCGACGACCTCGCCGCGGTCCTCGACGACGCGGGGGTGTCGTCCGCCGTCGTCTACGGCACCTCGTACGGCACGTATCTCGCTGCCGGGCTCGGTGTCCGCCATCCCGAACGGGTGCACGCGATGGTGCTCGACTCCCCGCTGCTGTCGGCCGACGACATCGACGAGGTGCGCGCCGCCACCCGACGCGCGCTGTGGGACGGCGACGACCTGGACACCTCCGAGCTGGCCGCGAAGATGCGCCGACTGGTCGCCGACGGCGTGCTGACGCCCGCCGCCACCCAGATGGCGGCGGGGCTGTACGGCTACGCCGGTCCCGCCATCCTCCGGCGGCAGCTCGACTTGCTGCTCACCGGACACGACTGGCTGTGGGGTGCAGTCGGTCTCGGCACGAAGTTCGTCTTCGAGCGCAAGACGCCCTACCACCACGAACCCGACCTCGTCGGCAGGATCGGCTATCGCGAGCTGAATTACGGGGCGGTGCCGGACGGCTCGCCGCTGGACCCGGCGGTTGCGCTGCGCGACATGGCCGTCGGCGATCCCGACTTCGTCGCCGAGCCCTACGACCTGATCGCCGCGATGCCGGGATTCACCTGGCCCACCGTCGTCGTCGCGGGCGGTCGCGACCTGACCACGCCACCGTCGATCGCGGCCCGCATCGCCTCGCTGATTCCGGATGCCGTGCTGGTGGAGCTGCCCACTGCGGGGCACAGCGTGCTCGACGCCAAGGAGCGGGCCGCACTCGAGATCGCCGCGGCCGTCGTCGGGGGCAGTGCCGGCGATCTACCCGGGCGCGCAGCGGAACTCGACGCCGCGCCGTCGCCCATCGGGTTCCGCCTGCTGGTGTGGGGCCTCGGCGCCGCTGCTGCTGCCGAGTCGGTGGTGCCACCAGTCGTGCAGCGGGCCGTCCGCAGCGTCACTACTTCATGA